One genomic window of Sphingobacterium oryzagri includes the following:
- a CDS encoding sodium:solute symporter family transporter, producing the protein MNNILSTKDYLVFLVYFVIVAAYGIWVYNKKRSRVAGGDSKDYFLAEGSLTWWAIGASLIASNISAEQFIGMSGSGFKMGLAIATYEWMAAITLIIVAIFFIPVYLKNKIFTMPQFLHKRYNATVAMIMAVFWLMLYVVVNLTSILYLGALAVSSISGFSLEMCMYAIAVFAVIITLGGMKVIGYTDVIQVFFLILGGLATTYLALDLVSQHYGGEGVINGYGIMVDKASEHFHMILKKDNENYLDLPGLSVLIGGMWIVNLNYWGCNQYITQRALGADLKTARNGLLFAAFLKLLMPIIVVLPGIAAYVLWKDGLFQADMLQGGEVNPDRAYPVLLNLLPAGLKGLSFAALTAAVVASLAGKANSIATIFSLDIYQKVFKTTASERQLVNTGKITIIVSMILAVLIAPHLGIDKKGGFQYIQEYTGFVSPGIFAMFILGFFWKKATPNAALFATIGGFLLSVFFKFLPTFADLSFLSSTGFSVLSPVSGLHEIPFLDRMGFVFVICIIGMVIISTIENARGFVPNGLEVDTKMFKPHAGFVAGALAVALATAVLYAIYW; encoded by the coding sequence ATGAATAATATACTTTCAACCAAAGATTACTTAGTTTTTCTTGTCTACTTTGTCATTGTCGCAGCCTATGGCATCTGGGTCTATAATAAAAAACGGTCGCGTGTTGCGGGCGGAGATTCTAAAGATTATTTTCTAGCCGAGGGGTCGTTAACCTGGTGGGCCATTGGTGCATCGTTGATCGCTTCTAACATTTCTGCCGAGCAGTTTATTGGTATGAGTGGTTCCGGCTTTAAAATGGGTTTGGCTATCGCTACTTACGAGTGGATGGCGGCCATTACGCTTATTATTGTCGCGATATTCTTTATTCCGGTTTACCTGAAGAATAAAATCTTCACGATGCCGCAGTTTTTGCATAAGCGTTATAATGCTACCGTAGCGATGATTATGGCGGTCTTTTGGTTGATGTTGTATGTCGTGGTCAATTTGACATCTATCCTTTACTTAGGCGCATTGGCAGTAAGTAGTATATCCGGCTTTAGTTTGGAGATGTGTATGTATGCCATTGCTGTTTTTGCCGTTATCATCACATTGGGCGGGATGAAGGTCATCGGTTATACCGATGTTATCCAAGTGTTCTTCCTGATTTTGGGTGGATTGGCAACAACGTATTTGGCGTTAGATTTGGTTTCGCAACATTACGGTGGCGAAGGCGTGATTAACGGCTATGGTATTATGGTTGATAAAGCTTCCGAGCATTTTCATATGATCCTGAAAAAGGATAATGAAAATTACCTGGATCTTCCGGGCTTATCGGTGCTTATTGGCGGTATGTGGATTGTCAACTTAAACTATTGGGGCTGTAATCAATACATTACCCAACGGGCTTTGGGTGCAGATTTAAAAACGGCGCGTAACGGTCTGTTATTTGCTGCATTCTTAAAGTTATTGATGCCTATTATCGTGGTTCTTCCGGGTATTGCAGCTTATGTATTGTGGAAAGATGGTTTGTTTCAAGCCGATATGTTACAAGGCGGTGAGGTTAATCCAGATCGGGCGTACCCGGTGTTACTTAACCTGTTGCCAGCTGGTCTTAAAGGCTTATCGTTTGCGGCACTTACAGCGGCCGTGGTGGCTTCCCTGGCCGGAAAGGCCAATAGTATTGCTACCATCTTTTCGTTAGATATCTATCAAAAAGTATTCAAAACGACGGCAAGTGAAAGACAGTTGGTCAATACCGGAAAGATCACCATTATTGTTTCTATGATTTTGGCTGTGCTGATTGCGCCGCATTTGGGTATCGATAAAAAAGGTGGATTTCAATATATTCAAGAGTATACGGGCTTCGTATCTCCAGGTATTTTTGCCATGTTCATCCTTGGTTTCTTTTGGAAAAAAGCGACGCCAAACGCAGCATTATTTGCCACCATTGGCGGATTTTTACTCTCGGTTTTCTTCAAATTCTTACCAACTTTTGCCGATCTTTCTTTCTTAAGTTCGACTGGATTCTCGGTGTTAAGTCCGGTAAGTGGCTTGCATGAGATTCCGTTTTTGGATCGTATGGGCTTCGTATTTGTGATCTGTATTATCGGTATGGTTATTATCAGTACGATAGAAAATGCACGCGGATTTGTGCCAAATGGTCTGGAAGTGGATACCAAAATGTTTAAACCACATGCTGGTTTCGTAGCTGGTGCGTTAGCGGTTGCTTTGGCAACAGCGGTACTTTACGCGATCTACTGGTAA
- the xylA gene encoding xylose isomerase: MEILLGNQEYFKNVGKINYEGVSSTNPLAFRWYDPSRVIAGKTMAEHFKFACAYWHSFNGNGADPFGGGTHFFPWDRKSTIMERAKDKMDAAFEFMTKIQLPYYCFHDVDLVDFTDSITENERNLAEIVAYAKEKQQQSGIKLLWGTANLFSHHRYMNGASTNPDFHVLTHGAAQVKAALDATIALGGENYVFWGGREGYMSLLNTNMKREQEHLAKFLHLSKDYARQQGFTGTFFIEPKPCEPTKHQYDYDAATVIGFLQKYDLLADFKLNLEVNHATLAGHTFQHELQVAADAGLLGSIDANRGDAQNGWDTDQFPTDLSELTESLLIILEAGGLQGGGVNFDAKIRRNSTDPEDLFYAHIGGMDNFARALVIADNILQHSDYKKIRAERYASFDSGAGADYEQGKLTLENLRDYAVAHGEPALVSGKQEYLENLINRFI, encoded by the coding sequence ATGGAAATTTTATTAGGAAATCAAGAGTATTTTAAAAACGTAGGGAAGATCAATTATGAAGGCGTTTCGTCTACCAATCCGCTAGCGTTTCGTTGGTACGATCCTTCCCGCGTGATCGCCGGAAAGACCATGGCCGAGCATTTTAAATTTGCCTGTGCCTACTGGCATTCCTTCAATGGAAACGGTGCTGATCCGTTTGGCGGTGGCACGCATTTCTTTCCGTGGGATCGTAAATCGACCATTATGGAGCGGGCAAAAGATAAAATGGATGCTGCGTTTGAATTTATGACGAAAATCCAGTTGCCGTATTACTGTTTTCACGATGTGGATTTGGTCGACTTTACCGACAGCATCACCGAAAATGAGCGTAACCTGGCAGAAATTGTGGCCTATGCGAAAGAAAAGCAACAACAAAGTGGTATCAAGCTCTTGTGGGGCACAGCCAATCTTTTCAGCCACCATCGTTACATGAATGGGGCATCCACAAATCCTGATTTTCACGTGTTAACGCATGGCGCAGCACAGGTTAAGGCGGCGCTGGATGCTACGATTGCATTGGGTGGCGAAAACTATGTGTTCTGGGGCGGACGTGAAGGCTACATGTCTTTATTAAACACCAACATGAAACGCGAACAGGAACATTTAGCAAAATTTTTGCATTTGTCAAAAGACTATGCGCGTCAGCAAGGTTTTACGGGTACGTTTTTTATTGAGCCGAAGCCTTGTGAGCCTACTAAGCACCAGTACGACTACGATGCGGCTACCGTGATCGGTTTCTTGCAGAAATATGATTTGTTGGCCGACTTTAAATTGAATTTAGAGGTTAATCATGCGACATTGGCTGGTCATACCTTTCAACACGAATTACAAGTGGCTGCGGATGCAGGCTTGCTAGGTTCGATTGATGCGAACCGTGGTGATGCACAAAATGGTTGGGATACCGATCAGTTTCCGACCGACCTGAGCGAGTTGACCGAATCGTTATTGATTATTTTAGAAGCAGGCGGCTTACAAGGTGGCGGTGTAAACTTCGATGCAAAAATCCGGAGAAACTCTACCGATCCGGAAGATTTGTTCTATGCGCACATTGGTGGTATGGACAATTTTGCCCGTGCTTTGGTCATTGCTGATAATATCTTACAACATTCCGATTACAAAAAAATCCGTGCGGAGCGGTACGCGAGTTTTGATAGTGGTGCGGGTGCCGACTACGAACAGGGCAAACTAACGTTGGAAAACCTTCGCGATTATGCGGTAGCACATGGCGAGCCAGCCTTGGTAAGCGGGAAGCAAGAGTACCTTGAAAATTTAATCAATAGATTTATTTAG
- a CDS encoding xylulokinase yields MLLLGIDLGTSSIKVSIIDAGSKKRIVSKQYPETEAEILSVQQGWAEQDPKTWWSYTKTALAKANATGLYDPKDIKAIGIAYQMHGLVVVDQEQQPLRDAIIWCDSRAVDIGDEAMEVLQAKGFLASHLNSPGNFTASKLAWVRKHEPATYARIYKFMLPGDYLAMCLTGEINSNSSSLSEGVLWDFQQHALSDTLLNHYEIDKSLVPDLLPVFSTYGTILPQVADELGIARDAVVSYKAGDQPNNALSLNVFEPGEVAATAGTSGVIYAVTDQLLYDAHSRVNSFAHVNHQTGKPNIGVLLCINGTGIQNSWIKRMTANGLDYPQINEQAAHIPIGAAGVRVLPFGNGAERMFRNKTVHAHIEQLDFVRHTEAHLWRAAQEGIAFAFRYGLDILRENGLHPQVIKAGHANLFLSKVFQQSFAGATNVPVELYDNDGSVGAALGAGLGAGVFTDRKEAFSGMQHYATIEPTETALYDSLYADWKQSLERKLSTIS; encoded by the coding sequence ATGTTATTATTAGGAATAGATTTAGGAACATCTTCTATAAAGGTTTCCATCATTGACGCTGGTTCTAAAAAGAGAATCGTGTCCAAACAATATCCCGAAACCGAGGCCGAGATCTTATCCGTGCAGCAGGGCTGGGCAGAGCAAGACCCCAAAACTTGGTGGAGCTATACAAAAACAGCCTTAGCCAAGGCCAATGCAACCGGGTTATACGATCCTAAAGATATCAAAGCTATCGGTATTGCTTATCAAATGCATGGATTGGTGGTTGTCGATCAGGAACAGCAGCCGTTGCGCGATGCCATTATCTGGTGCGATAGCCGTGCTGTTGATATAGGCGACGAGGCGATGGAAGTGCTACAAGCGAAGGGATTCTTGGCGAGCCATCTTAATTCGCCGGGAAATTTTACGGCTTCCAAGTTAGCTTGGGTTCGTAAGCACGAGCCAGCTACCTACGCCAGGATTTATAAATTTATGTTGCCCGGTGATTACCTGGCGATGTGCCTTACGGGCGAGATCAATTCCAATAGCAGTTCGCTATCTGAGGGCGTGTTATGGGATTTTCAGCAGCATGCGCTGTCGGATACCTTGCTTAATCATTACGAGATCGACAAATCCTTAGTGCCCGATTTATTGCCTGTTTTCTCTACCTACGGAACGATCTTGCCCCAGGTGGCGGATGAGCTGGGTATCGCGCGTGATGCTGTCGTGAGCTACAAGGCTGGCGATCAGCCTAACAATGCGTTGTCTTTAAATGTCTTCGAGCCAGGCGAAGTTGCCGCAACAGCGGGTACTTCGGGCGTTATCTATGCGGTGACCGACCAGTTGCTGTATGATGCGCATTCGCGTGTTAACAGCTTTGCGCATGTCAATCACCAGACTGGCAAACCCAATATTGGCGTGTTGCTATGCATCAATGGCACGGGTATACAGAACAGCTGGATCAAGCGCATGACGGCAAACGGATTGGATTATCCGCAAATAAATGAACAGGCGGCTCATATTCCGATCGGCGCAGCGGGCGTTCGGGTTTTGCCATTTGGAAACGGTGCCGAGCGTATGTTTCGCAACAAAACGGTGCATGCGCATATCGAGCAGCTTGATTTTGTTCGCCATACCGAGGCGCATTTGTGGCGGGCAGCACAAGAGGGTATTGCCTTTGCATTTCGCTACGGACTGGATATATTGCGGGAAAATGGACTTCATCCGCAAGTTATCAAGGCCGGGCATGCCAACCTGTTTTTAAGTAAAGTATTTCAGCAATCATTTGCCGGGGCTACTAATGTCCCTGTCGAATTGTATGACAACGATGGGAGTGTGGGCGCGGCTTTGGGAGCCGGTTTGGGCGCGGGCGTTTTTACTGACCGGAAAGAGGCCTTCTCGGGCATGCAACACTATGCCACGATCGAGCCGACAGAAACGGCGCTGTATGATTCATTGTATGCCGATTGGAAACAAAGTTTAGAAAGAAAACTATCAACTATATCATAA
- a CDS encoding LacI family DNA-binding transcriptional regulator: MAKKTTIYDIAKALNITVSTVSRALNNISTISESTREAVLEMAKKMNYRPNKVASSLTSGKTYIIGVLVPSAQIQFFASVIHSLEKYLKSFGYSILLYQTNESLESEKNGISTLLEAQVDGIIASMSLETADVSHFEKVKEEGKPLIIFDRTHDDLQSPMVKINDEHAGYLVTKHLLDQGYKRIAYITTKHRIKIFKERYNGYQKALQEAGIAINADYSVFGELNVEGGYLGTHTLLKLKDRPDAIIGGDDYVALGIIKALHENNIVPPTIGVIGFANQNFSEHIIPSLSTIDQQAMQMGKECAKMFLKIIERNHAEELILEPVVLEPLLLPRASTKRS, from the coding sequence TTGGCAAAGAAGACCACCATTTACGACATCGCAAAAGCGCTTAACATTACCGTATCTACGGTATCCAGAGCGCTCAATAATATATCCACTATTAGTGAATCAACACGGGAAGCCGTTTTGGAGATGGCCAAGAAGATGAACTATCGCCCGAATAAAGTGGCCTCTTCTCTCACATCAGGAAAAACATACATCATCGGCGTATTAGTGCCTAGTGCTCAAATCCAATTTTTTGCGTCGGTGATTCATTCTTTGGAAAAATACCTGAAGTCTTTCGGCTACAGCATTTTGCTGTATCAAACCAATGAATCTTTGGAATCGGAAAAAAATGGGATCAGCACCTTATTGGAAGCGCAAGTGGATGGCATTATCGCTTCTATGTCGTTAGAGACGGCAGATGTAAGCCATTTTGAAAAGGTAAAAGAAGAAGGTAAACCGTTGATTATATTTGACCGTACGCACGACGATCTCCAGTCGCCAATGGTGAAGATCAACGACGAACACGCGGGTTATTTGGTTACAAAACATTTACTCGACCAAGGCTATAAAAGGATAGCCTACATTACGACTAAACACCGCATCAAAATTTTTAAAGAGCGCTACAATGGCTATCAGAAGGCTCTTCAAGAAGCTGGTATCGCGATCAACGCAGATTATTCGGTATTTGGCGAGCTCAACGTGGAAGGTGGCTACCTGGGTACACATACCTTATTGAAGTTAAAAGATCGGCCGGACGCCATCATTGGCGGCGATGATTATGTAGCGCTCGGTATTATCAAAGCCTTGCATGAAAACAACATTGTACCGCCGACCATTGGCGTGATCGGCTTTGCGAACCAGAATTTCTCGGAACATATTATCCCAAGCTTATCGACGATTGACCAGCAAGCCATGCAAATGGGTAAGGAGTGTGCGAAAATGTTTCTAAAGATTATCGAGCGAAACCATGCGGAAGAACTGATACTGGAACCTGTTGTTTTAGAGCCTCTACTCTTGCCGCGGGCATCGACGAAAAGGTCGTAA
- a CDS encoding DUF1398 domain-containing protein has product MFTVEQIKNAHSKVQSGADFPAYIQELKALGVITYDTFVHDGHADYHGVEGYTVSSSPLYDHLPIAAEVNQTQFAADLLAHQQGKTDYLQFCQDVASNGVSKWIVDLTAMTCTYIDLKGQAVLSEAIPV; this is encoded by the coding sequence ATGTTTACGGTAGAACAAATTAAGAACGCACATAGCAAAGTACAGTCAGGCGCCGACTTTCCGGCTTATATCCAAGAGCTAAAAGCTTTGGGAGTGATCACATACGACACCTTTGTGCATGATGGACATGCCGATTACCATGGAGTAGAGGGCTATACCGTCTCTTCCTCGCCTTTGTACGATCACTTGCCTATAGCCGCGGAGGTCAACCAGACACAGTTTGCGGCCGATCTTTTAGCGCATCAACAGGGAAAGACAGACTATCTTCAGTTTTGTCAGGATGTTGCGAGCAATGGTGTTTCGAAATGGATCGTTGATTTAACGGCTATGACCTGTACCTACATCGATTTAAAAGGGCAAGCAGTGTTAAGCGAAGCGATTCCGGTGTAA
- a CDS encoding NAD(P)-binding protein codes for MKSGAKSSRGRRRFLQSAFILAVSSSFLKACKSHVNKIFLRLTGTDHVLAHRLRFPDFPTPSSSISTPILILGGGVAGLAAAYRLTQQGHTDFLLVDLEAELGGNARQGRNAHSSYPLGAHYLPIPNQSNQALIQFLEDAGVITGRDAQGEPIYDPEQLTFAPQSRLFIRNTWQEGLLPRYGLAQAELDEIDRFLKQMSDFQQQRGDDGRFVFDIPLQFASKKTPLHDLDRYTMFEWMHDRGYRGKHLINYVNYCCRDDYGLGVRSVSAFAGIHYFAGRKHDLKQYADVVLTWQEGNARLISHLKKHSQGRVLNRQLAYKIDAKTAAVEVAVYDDVSKRSTLIKADQVINCCPQFVNQYLLPDRSRWTKDFAYVPWVVATIVLKKFPFADGAPLAWDNVIEGANGLGYVYAQHQSVGQFSSPFVISYYHSMDGLDCKKSRQELFERTDEQWKDFIVKDLAIAHFGIEQEIESIEIFRHGHGMICPVPGFLFSKARQTLGRPIDDRIFFAHTDLSGISIFEEGFYQGLTAADQLLAARSAR; via the coding sequence ATGAAGAGTGGAGCAAAATCTAGTCGTGGTCGTCGGCGCTTTCTGCAAAGCGCTTTTATATTGGCTGTTAGCTCAAGTTTCTTAAAAGCTTGTAAGTCACATGTAAATAAAATCTTTCTACGGCTTACCGGAACCGATCATGTGTTGGCGCATCGCTTGCGTTTTCCAGATTTTCCGACGCCCTCATCGAGCATCAGCACACCTATCCTTATCCTGGGCGGAGGTGTGGCGGGGCTTGCCGCAGCTTATAGGTTAACGCAGCAAGGTCATACAGATTTCCTGTTGGTAGATCTGGAAGCAGAGCTTGGCGGTAATGCGCGCCAAGGTCGAAATGCGCATTCGAGTTATCCTTTAGGAGCCCATTATTTGCCTATTCCAAATCAATCCAATCAAGCCTTGATTCAGTTTTTGGAAGATGCTGGCGTCATCACCGGGCGAGATGCGCAGGGCGAGCCTATTTACGACCCTGAACAATTAACCTTTGCGCCGCAGTCGCGTTTGTTTATTCGCAATACATGGCAGGAAGGTTTGTTGCCGCGTTATGGACTTGCTCAGGCAGAACTAGATGAAATTGATCGGTTTTTAAAACAGATGTCCGATTTTCAACAGCAACGCGGAGATGATGGCAGGTTTGTGTTTGATATACCGCTGCAATTTGCTTCCAAAAAGACGCCGCTTCATGACTTAGATCGCTATACTATGTTTGAATGGATGCATGACAGGGGTTATCGCGGTAAACACTTGATCAACTATGTTAATTATTGTTGTCGAGACGACTACGGTTTGGGTGTGCGGTCGGTATCTGCTTTTGCAGGTATACATTATTTCGCAGGCCGTAAGCACGATCTGAAACAATATGCCGATGTGGTATTAACCTGGCAGGAAGGCAATGCGCGGCTAATCTCACATTTAAAAAAGCATAGTCAAGGCCGCGTTTTAAATCGGCAGTTGGCCTATAAAATTGATGCAAAAACTGCTGCTGTGGAGGTCGCGGTTTATGATGATGTGTCAAAGCGTAGTACGCTCATAAAAGCAGATCAGGTTATCAATTGCTGCCCGCAGTTTGTCAACCAATACCTCCTGCCGGATAGATCACGATGGACGAAAGACTTTGCCTACGTGCCTTGGGTTGTTGCAACTATTGTTTTAAAAAAGTTTCCCTTTGCCGATGGTGCACCCTTGGCTTGGGATAATGTAATTGAAGGCGCAAACGGATTGGGTTATGTGTATGCACAGCACCAAAGCGTTGGCCAGTTCAGCAGTCCGTTTGTGATTTCGTATTATCATAGCATGGACGGCTTGGATTGTAAAAAAAGTCGGCAAGAATTATTTGAACGCACGGATGAGCAGTGGAAGGATTTTATCGTTAAGGATTTAGCTATTGCGCACTTCGGAATCGAGCAAGAAATAGAGTCGATCGAGATATTCAGGCATGGTCACGGCATGATTTGCCCCGTGCCAGGCTTTCTTTTTTCAAAAGCTCGGCAAACACTCGGCAGGCCGATCGACGATAGGATATTTTTTGCACACACAGATTTAAGCGGTATTTCAATTTTTGAGGAAGGTTTTTACCAGGGGCTTACCGCTGCCGATCAGCTTTTGGCGGCTCGATCAGCTCGTTGA
- a CDS encoding polyamine aminopropyltransferase, whose product MVRKQNLAIFLLIAVFIIATCGLIYELVAGALASYLLGDSVKQFSFVIGTYLFSMGVGSYLAKFIVKDLFDRFIDIELLIGLIGGLSSVVLFLLFQQVEHFQFVLYLFVFLTGCLCGMEIPLLMNILRDRVKFRDLVSNVFAFDYIGALIASVLFPILLIPRLGVMGTSLLFGIINITVGVLLSFYFSKQLRKPVELQIKSLVCLSILVTAFYYADDLLKFSESKLYSSNVIYKHATPYQRIVLTESMGDYQLFLNNNLQFNTKDEYRYHEVLVHPAMSVAKAPKKVLVLGGGDGMAAREILKYPSVTAIVLVDLDEGMTQLFQTNEILRKYNQDALNNSKVTVINKDAFIWVKEAKDQFDVIIIDFPDPSNYSLGKLYTSSFYKSLQPLMKPQSLISVQTTSPYFAPKSYWCIHETIASVYPNISAYHSYVPSFGEWGFCLFSPDMRINFNRVNQRVDQLRFYDYNFNKLIDFPEDMKRRDVEINRLDNQILVRYFDEEWSKI is encoded by the coding sequence ATGGTTAGAAAACAAAACCTGGCGATTTTTTTACTTATCGCGGTCTTTATTATTGCTACTTGCGGACTTATTTACGAATTGGTAGCCGGTGCGTTGGCGAGCTATCTACTTGGCGATTCGGTTAAACAGTTCTCCTTTGTAATTGGTACCTACCTGTTTTCTATGGGGGTAGGCTCGTATTTAGCAAAGTTTATCGTCAAAGATCTGTTTGATCGTTTTATAGACATCGAATTGCTTATTGGTCTTATCGGTGGTTTGAGCTCCGTGGTTTTGTTTCTCCTTTTTCAACAGGTTGAGCATTTCCAATTTGTGCTCTACCTTTTTGTTTTCCTGACGGGCTGCCTCTGTGGGATGGAGATTCCCTTGTTGATGAATATCTTACGTGATCGGGTTAAATTTCGGGATTTGGTTTCCAATGTTTTTGCCTTCGATTACATCGGCGCTTTAATTGCTTCGGTACTATTTCCTATTTTACTTATTCCCAGGCTCGGTGTGATGGGAACGTCACTGTTGTTCGGTATCATCAATATTACGGTGGGCGTGTTGCTTTCTTTTTACTTTTCCAAGCAGCTTCGAAAGCCTGTGGAGTTGCAAATCAAATCTCTGGTTTGTTTAAGCATCTTGGTCACGGCATTTTACTATGCCGATGATCTGTTGAAATTTTCGGAAAGTAAGCTATATAGCAGCAACGTTATTTATAAACATGCTACACCATATCAACGCATTGTCCTGACCGAATCGATGGGCGATTATCAGCTGTTTTTAAATAACAACCTGCAGTTTAATACTAAAGACGAGTATCGTTATCATGAAGTTCTGGTGCATCCCGCCATGTCTGTAGCCAAAGCGCCAAAGAAAGTTTTGGTGCTGGGTGGAGGTGATGGTATGGCTGCACGGGAAATACTAAAATACCCATCCGTAACAGCTATCGTTTTGGTTGATCTGGATGAAGGCATGACCCAGTTGTTTCAAACCAATGAAATCTTGCGAAAATACAACCAAGATGCACTTAACAATAGCAAAGTTACGGTCATTAATAAAGATGCTTTTATTTGGGTAAAGGAAGCGAAAGATCAATTTGATGTTATCATCATTGACTTTCCAGATCCGTCGAATTATAGTTTGGGCAAGTTGTACACCAGCAGCTTCTATAAAAGCTTGCAGCCGTTGATGAAACCTCAGAGTCTTATTTCCGTGCAGACGACATCGCCCTACTTTGCACCGAAATCATATTGGTGTATCCACGAAACGATTGCTTCTGTGTATCCCAACATCAGCGCATACCACAGTTATGTCCCTTCTTTTGGCGAGTGGGGCTTCTGCCTCTTCTCACCAGATATGCGTATTAACTTTAACCGGGTCAATCAAAGGGTAGATCAACTACGATTTTACGATTACAATTTTAACAAACTCATTGATTTTCCAGAAGATATGAAACGACGCGATGTAGAAATCAACCGCCTGGATAACCAAATATTAGTACGCTATTTCGATGAAGAGTGGAGCAAAATCTAG
- a CDS encoding DUF350 domain-containing protein — protein MNYDFFYKGIAASIVYSLIGITVLLLAYWILERLTPENSWQEIVKNKNVALAIVFAAFIIGISIIVAAAIHG, from the coding sequence ATGAATTATGATTTTTTTTACAAAGGTATCGCCGCGTCTATTGTCTATTCTCTGATCGGTATCACCGTCTTGTTATTGGCCTACTGGATATTGGAAAGGCTAACACCTGAAAATTCATGGCAGGAGATCGTGAAAAATAAGAATGTTGCACTAGCCATTGTTTTTGCAGCGTTTATTATCGGTATTTCGATTATTGTTGCGGCGGCCATACATGGTTAG
- a CDS encoding DUF4178 domain-containing protein yields the protein MNIQCPQCNHAHSFAVNVRDYQGFVCSNCHSYFKGEGPTDWVFVKRFPKPDHVLWATLGEIMVINQLNHTVITKIQRVDQSGVYSNEYVGVTQKNQTLYLSDGDDYACVLREVERPTMKFRSDKDVRYKSRSFKLTYTDHQRVCYAEGFVFEDLEAESTTSTYIQSDDEDKLISREQIGDREEVYYGEYWDRQPYHELFQTNYQYVERKLAVAKQLYLVGLVIVLVLGAAFYIAHKPYMRAYEFSFDQKFASQASHNQFVGESFVLASERPQNLRFKGISESDQNGILLSIKLVNEETNEVYQTKEIQHFFNDVNYASGVEADFCKIAPGSYHLVFETSAPMQPSTNLALAEDYKLTFGGISYWPLIVIYVLLVLMVLVYRWLFFSPAHATALMRENALHYVDVLKFQKLWLAIGALFALQMGMHYLLQHPKNCSTSTKISTLEDHTYTGSRVHYYRRTYDDYGSSHK from the coding sequence ATGAACATACAATGTCCGCAATGCAACCATGCGCATAGCTTCGCAGTTAACGTGCGCGACTACCAGGGCTTCGTTTGTAGCAATTGCCATAGCTATTTTAAAGGGGAAGGTCCGACCGATTGGGTGTTTGTCAAAAGATTTCCCAAGCCCGATCACGTCCTTTGGGCTACGCTTGGCGAAATAATGGTTATTAATCAGCTAAATCACACCGTTATAACCAAGATTCAGCGCGTCGATCAATCTGGGGTTTATTCCAATGAATATGTCGGTGTTACCCAAAAGAATCAAACACTGTACCTAAGCGATGGTGATGATTACGCCTGTGTGCTGCGGGAGGTTGAACGGCCGACGATGAAGTTTAGATCAGATAAAGATGTACGATATAAAAGTCGCAGTTTTAAGCTAACCTATACCGATCACCAGCGGGTGTGCTATGCCGAAGGTTTTGTGTTTGAAGATTTGGAAGCGGAATCAACGACTTCAACTTACATTCAATCGGATGATGAAGATAAGCTTATTTCCCGTGAGCAAATTGGCGATAGGGAAGAGGTGTATTATGGCGAGTACTGGGACCGGCAACCTTACCATGAACTTTTTCAAACAAATTATCAATATGTCGAAAGGAAGCTTGCGGTAGCCAAACAGCTTTACCTGGTCGGTTTGGTTATTGTCCTGGTATTAGGGGCTGCTTTCTATATTGCCCATAAGCCGTACATGCGCGCTTATGAGTTTAGTTTTGATCAAAAGTTTGCGAGCCAGGCTAGCCATAATCAATTTGTGGGCGAGTCTTTTGTTTTAGCTTCCGAGCGTCCGCAAAATCTGCGGTTCAAAGGCATATCTGAATCGGATCAAAATGGTATTTTACTATCTATCAAGCTGGTGAATGAAGAAACAAATGAGGTTTATCAAACGAAAGAAATACAACATTTCTTTAACGATGTCAACTACGCAAGTGGCGTCGAGGCCGACTTTTGTAAGATTGCGCCCGGCAGCTATCATCTGGTGTTTGAAACATCGGCACCTATGCAACCCTCAACAAATCTTGCTTTGGCTGAAGATTATAAGCTTACGTTTGGCGGCATCAGCTATTGGCCGTTGATTGTCATTTATGTTTTGCTCGTTCTTATGGTACTTGTTTATCGTTGGTTGTTTTTTTCGCCCGCTCATGCGACAGCATTAATGCGCGAAAATGCCCTCCACTACGTGGATGTATTGAAGTTTCAAAAGCTTTGGTTAGCTATCGGAGCCCTTTTTGCCTTGCAAATGGGGATGCATTACCTGCTACAGCATCCTAAAAATTGCAGTACCAGCACCAAGATCAGTACATTAGAAGATCATACTTACACGGGTTCTCGTGTGCATTATTACAGAAGAACGTATGATGATTACGGTTCGAGTCACAAATAA